In a genomic window of Chryseobacterium sp. G0162:
- the mfd gene encoding transcription-repair coupling factor, which translates to MQLKSINEKFLPDLMQKEFGKEIFTQLENSQHIAVKGSAGSSVSVFVAELFLVQKKNILYLVDDKEDALYANTEMEDLLGKEKVLYFPATHLEPYQVEKTQNANLVLRTEVLNKINSGRSPKVIVAYAGALSEKVLKKEDFKAISHHIKVGDQLDFDFVDELLNHYHFQQADFVSEPGEFSVRGGIVDVFSYSYEKPYRITFFGNEVESIKTFDIETQLSVDKVKDFQLVSNMNFSVTGSRVSLLQLLPKESYVVSKNGMIGMQKIKTFYEKSLEKYETLSKEVAHRTPQELFISDQEFLFDYKKFKTVDFGNVTIEGLKDIAEVKMEQLPQPSFHKNFELLIEDMEEKQEDGFDTWISFSTEKQKERLESIFEELEHELPFKSFKSELHEGFVDNGHKLLVYTDHQIFDRYQRYKAKNTFAKSEQLTLKDLMSLKIGDYIAHIDHGIGKFMGLVKVNNDGKIQECFKLTYKNGDLLYVSIHSLHKISKYNGPDGREIVLSKLGSPTWKSLKQKTKAKVKQIAFDLIKLYAQRKTAKGFAYTPDSYLQNELEASFIYEDTPDQEKATVDVKRDMEADTVMDRLVCGDVGFGKTEVAIRAAFKAATDGKQVAVLVPTTILAFQHYRSFKERLKDFPVNVSYVNRFRTAKQKSETLDALKNGKVDIIIGTHQLAGSSVKFKDLGLLIIDEEHKFGVSVKDKLKTLKSNVDTLTLTATPIPRTLQFSLMAARDLSVIKTPPPNRQPVDTQLVGFNEEIIRDAISYEIQRDGQVYFINNRIENLKDIAGLIQRLVPDARVITGHGQMDGKQLEKNVLDFMEGKYDVLVSTTIVESGVDVPNANTIFINDAQRFGMADLHQMRGRVGRSNRKAFCFLITPPYDMMTSDARKRLEAIEQFSDLGSGFQIAMKDLEIRGAGDLLGAEQSGFINEMGFETYQKLMQEALEELKDDVDFENLFDNEEDRQKLFKSVKDVNIDTDLELMLPDFYISNTEERLLLYQKIAEISNEKDLYQFELELIDRFGALPKEAVNLLKSVSLKWLAADIGFEKIVMKNGVFLGYFPSNPQDKFYQTDRFRHIINYLTRNPSEAQLKEKSGKEGNQLMMRKERIKNVDEVNVLLKAIIENN; encoded by the coding sequence ATGCAGTTAAAATCCATCAATGAAAAGTTCCTTCCGGATCTGATGCAAAAAGAATTCGGAAAAGAAATTTTTACCCAGTTAGAAAATAGTCAGCATATTGCCGTGAAGGGGAGCGCAGGTTCCTCAGTTTCTGTTTTTGTGGCTGAACTGTTTTTGGTTCAGAAAAAAAATATTCTTTATCTGGTAGATGATAAAGAGGATGCATTGTATGCGAATACCGAAATGGAAGATTTGCTGGGGAAAGAAAAGGTATTGTATTTTCCGGCGACTCACCTTGAGCCTTACCAGGTGGAAAAAACACAGAATGCCAACCTTGTGTTAAGGACAGAAGTACTTAATAAAATCAATTCCGGGAGGTCTCCAAAAGTAATTGTTGCCTATGCCGGAGCTTTATCAGAAAAGGTATTGAAGAAGGAGGATTTTAAAGCCATTTCCCATCATATAAAAGTAGGAGATCAACTGGATTTCGATTTTGTAGATGAACTCCTTAACCATTATCATTTCCAACAGGCAGATTTTGTTTCAGAACCTGGAGAATTTTCTGTACGAGGAGGGATTGTGGATGTATTTTCTTATTCCTATGAAAAACCATACAGGATCACGTTCTTTGGTAATGAAGTAGAAAGCATTAAAACGTTTGACATAGAAACTCAGCTTTCTGTAGATAAAGTGAAAGATTTTCAGTTGGTATCCAATATGAATTTTTCAGTAACGGGAAGCAGGGTTTCATTACTGCAGCTACTGCCTAAAGAAAGCTATGTGGTTTCTAAAAATGGAATGATCGGGATGCAAAAGATTAAAACATTCTATGAAAAATCCCTTGAAAAATATGAAACCTTAAGTAAGGAGGTCGCTCATAGAACTCCACAAGAACTTTTTATTTCTGATCAGGAGTTTTTATTTGATTATAAAAAATTTAAAACGGTTGACTTCGGAAATGTTACTATTGAAGGATTGAAGGATATTGCTGAAGTAAAAATGGAGCAGCTTCCACAACCTTCTTTCCATAAAAACTTTGAGCTTTTGATTGAAGATATGGAAGAAAAGCAGGAAGATGGATTTGATACCTGGATTTCCTTTTCAACGGAAAAGCAGAAAGAAAGATTGGAGTCTATCTTTGAAGAGCTTGAACATGAACTTCCTTTTAAAAGCTTTAAATCAGAACTCCATGAAGGGTTTGTAGATAACGGACACAAGCTGTTGGTATATACCGATCACCAGATCTTTGACCGTTATCAAAGGTATAAGGCTAAAAATACCTTTGCAAAATCAGAGCAGCTTACTTTAAAAGACCTGATGTCTTTGAAGATTGGTGATTATATTGCCCATATCGATCATGGAATCGGAAAGTTTATGGGATTGGTGAAAGTGAATAATGACGGAAAAATTCAGGAATGTTTTAAACTGACCTATAAAAACGGAGATTTATTATATGTCAGTATTCATTCATTGCACAAGATCTCAAAATATAATGGGCCGGATGGAAGGGAGATTGTGCTCAGCAAACTTGGTTCTCCAACCTGGAAGTCTTTAAAACAAAAAACAAAAGCTAAGGTAAAACAGATTGCATTTGATCTTATTAAACTATACGCGCAAAGAAAAACGGCAAAAGGATTTGCTTATACACCAGATTCTTATCTCCAGAATGAGTTGGAAGCAAGCTTTATTTATGAAGATACTCCGGATCAGGAAAAAGCTACTGTAGATGTGAAAAGAGATATGGAAGCGGATACGGTAATGGATCGATTGGTTTGTGGGGATGTAGGTTTCGGAAAAACAGAGGTGGCAATCCGTGCTGCTTTCAAAGCCGCAACAGATGGAAAACAAGTTGCAGTATTGGTTCCTACTACTATTCTGGCATTTCAGCACTATAGAAGTTTCAAGGAGAGACTTAAAGATTTTCCGGTAAATGTTTCCTATGTTAACCGATTCAGAACTGCGAAACAGAAATCTGAAACCCTGGATGCCCTGAAAAACGGAAAAGTAGATATTATTATCGGAACCCATCAGTTAGCAGGCAGTTCTGTTAAATTTAAGGATCTTGGATTATTGATTATTGATGAAGAACATAAATTTGGAGTTTCTGTAAAAGATAAATTAAAAACTCTGAAAAGTAATGTGGATACCCTTACTCTTACTGCTACTCCGATTCCGAGAACATTGCAGTTTTCTTTGATGGCTGCAAGGGATTTATCCGTAATCAAAACACCACCGCCTAACAGGCAGCCGGTAGATACTCAGCTGGTAGGATTTAATGAAGAAATAATTCGTGATGCTATTTCTTATGAAATTCAGAGGGATGGCCAGGTTTATTTCATTAATAACAGAATTGAAAACCTTAAAGATATTGCCGGACTTATCCAACGTCTGGTTCCTGATGCCAGAGTAATTACAGGACATGGGCAGATGGATGGTAAACAGCTGGAGAAGAATGTGCTTGATTTCATGGAAGGAAAGTATGATGTACTTGTTTCTACCACGATTGTAGAAAGTGGAGTGGATGTTCCCAACGCGAATACCATCTTTATCAATGATGCTCAAAGATTTGGAATGGCAGATCTTCACCAGATGAGAGGAAGAGTAGGGCGAAGCAACAGGAAGGCTTTCTGCTTTTTGATTACTCCACCTTATGATATGATGACCTCGGATGCCAGAAAACGTCTGGAGGCTATTGAGCAGTTTTCTGATCTTGGAAGTGGTTTCCAGATTGCGATGAAAGATCTTGAAATTCGTGGGGCTGGAGACTTGCTGGGAGCAGAACAAAGTGGCTTTATCAATGAGATGGGATTTGAAACATACCAGAAACTGATGCAGGAAGCTCTGGAGGAATTGAAGGATGATGTTGATTTTGAGAATCTATTTGATAACGAAGAAGACAGACAGAAGCTTTTCAAATCTGTAAAAGATGTTAATATTGATACGGATCTGGAGCTGATGTTACCGGATTTCTATATCTCCAATACTGAAGAGCGGTTGTTGTTGTATCAGAAAATTGCCGAGATTAGTAATGAAAAAGATCTTTATCAGTTTGAACTTGAACTGATTGACAGGTTCGGTGCATTGCCGAAAGAAGCAGTGAATTTGCTGAAAAGTGTTTCTTTGAAATGGCTTGCCGCAGATATAGGCTTTGAGAAGATTGTAATGAAAAACGGTGTTTTTTTAGGTTATTTCCCAAGCAATCCCCAGGATAAATTCTATCAGACAGACAGATTTAGACATATCATTAATTATTTGACAAGAAATCCCTCAGAAGCACAGCTTAAGGAAAAATCCGGTAAGGAAGGAAACCAACTTATGATGAGAAAAGAACGTATTAAAAACGTAGATGAGGTTAATGTCCTGCTAAAGGCTATTATTGAAAATAATTAA